The following proteins come from a genomic window of Scomber japonicus isolate fScoJap1 chromosome 4, fScoJap1.pri, whole genome shotgun sequence:
- the samd10a gene encoding sterile alpha motif domain-containing protein 10a, protein MAVDAASSFSFCRPAVEYRALPEDFKHQLSRRTGGNLTWHDGRGQKTAGGRTVKLLQQPGTEALQYHSTDSYGIYHTSPTQPSLIRPVVLWSQQDVCKWLKKHCPHNYLTYVEAFSHHAITGRALLRLNGEKLERMGLVQETLRQELLQQVLQLQVQEEGRNLQLLSRGSFGRIS, encoded by the exons CTGCATCCAGTTTCAGTTTCTGCAGGCCAGCTGTGGAGTACAGGGCGCTGCCTGAAGACTTCAAGCACCAGCTGAGTCGACGGACAGGTGGGAACCTAACCTGGCATGACGGGCGCGGACAGAAGACAGCGGGAGGCAGAacagtgaagctgctgcagcagcCGGGCACAGAGGCCCTGCAG TATCATTCCACCGACAGTTACGGGATATATCACACCAGCCCGACACAGCCCAGCTTGATCCGGCCCGTCGTGCTCTGGTCTCAACAAGATGTTTGTAAATGGCTGAAGAAGCACTGTCCGCACAACTATCTAACCTACGTAGAGGCGTTCTCGCATCACGCCATCACAG GTCGGGCGTTGCTGCGTCTGAATGgggagaagctggagaggatGGGACTCGTGCAGGAGACGCTTCGGCAGGAGCTGCTGCAACAGGTGCTGCAGCTTCAGGTTCAGGAGGAAGGACGCAACCTACAGCTACTGAGCAGAG GTTCCTTTGGGAGGATATCATAA